The following are from one region of the Rhipicephalus microplus isolate Deutch F79 chromosome 1, USDA_Rmic, whole genome shotgun sequence genome:
- the LOC142765224 gene encoding uncharacterized protein LOC142765224 → MNAERLNGTLFNSGSETGDQRRLGFDSVQQCAKVLKGFRLPSDADVPLWFEEVEKLFATYQVPHESRVHLVMPALTERVRYLLRNLNPEESADYESVKAAVLTELKLSPAEYLLRFERAVKRKEETWAQFASRVKTYFSYYLQVREADTVEVMAELIVADRIKSGLSTEGLEYVRLREGEGWLRPTEIAKVLQTFEQAKGKGRASKQPTVEMGQKPATRVEKGALKCHLCHGSGHFAKECPKASDKENNPKKATEPKRKVQKVTLSHETDTEIPTGVLSAKVKSLKHEGEGTDKLQLIPVSYAGISANAILDTGSEITVIRESLLPRSVVEPSGTVRLVSAFGKTIEARLATLPVKLNSPREVTEPQNVDLLCALTDELVEGTDCLLTKDDWKLLLKASSPLAPCRAPAEPAHEAERAVEKQKVVACNLTLEEKDDSGEEAQTDGEREASLGQRVEFRNVQLGDTTLKKCWEDARSGKSGMFISDGLLYHCDSIAGTRVSQLVVPKDKRTEVMHLAHESLCGGHLGSKKTRARIRYNFFWPGMAKKILEHCRSCHECQIRSDKRRTDKVPITPLTRPEHPFQVVNVDVIGPLDTPSARGHKYALCLVDLCTRWPEVIPLRSLTAKATCDALIEIFSRTGVPEMICSDQGTNFKSQLTQTMLEKLGCMPKFSTPEHPEKIAAIKNLGPPRTKKELRSRL, encoded by the coding sequence ATGAACGCGGAACGTCTCAATGGCACGTTGTTCAACTCTGGGTCGGAGACGGGTGATCAGAGGCGCCTGGGTTTCGATTCTGTTCAGCAATGTGCAAAAGTGCTAAAAGGGTTCCGCCTGCCGAGTGACGCGGATGTCCCACTATGGTTTGAGGAAGTAGAAAAACTTTTTGCTACTTACCAGGTACCGCACGAGAGCCGCGTGCATTTGGTTATGCCAGCGCTAACTGAGCGAGTCCGTTACCTACTGCGTAACCTCAACCCTGAAGAGAGTGCAGATTATGAGTCAGTTAAAGCAGCAGTGCTGACGGAACTGAAGCTTTCTCCGGCAGAGTACCTGCTGAGGTTCGAAAGAGCCGTAAAACGTAAGGAAGAGACGTGGGCACAGTTCGCGTCCCGCGTGAAAACCTATTTTTCATACTACCTCCAAGTGAGAGAAGCCGACACGGTAGAAGTGATGGCAGAACTCATAGTTGCTGACCGCATAAAATCGGGCCTTAGTACGGAGGGTCTTGAGTATGTGAGATTAAGGGAAGGCGAGGGATGGCTTAGGCCAACTGAGATCGCGAAAGTGCTTCAAACTTTCGAGCAAGCGAAAGGGAAAGGGCGTGCTTCAAAGCAACCAACTGTAGAAATGGGGCAGAAGCCGGCGACACGAGTTGAGAAAGGGGCTCTGAAATGCCACTTATGTCACGGCTCAGGCCATTTCGCTAAAGAGTGCCCGAAGGCTAGTGATAAGGAGAACAACCCCAAGAAGGCTACCGAGCCAAAGCGGAAAGTTCAAAAGGTAACGTTATCCCACGAGACGGATACTGAAATACCTACTGGAGTACTTAGCGCAAAGGTGAAGTCTctgaaacacgagggtgaaggcACAGATAAACTGCAGTTAATTCCTGTATCATATGCAGGCATATCCGCAAACGCGATTTTGGATACGGGGAGTGAGATAACCGTCATCCGGGAGAGTCTGCTTCCGCGAAGTGTGGTAGAGCCATCTGGCACGGTAAGATTGGTGTCCGCTTTCGGTAAAACTATCGAAGCAAGGCTAGCTACGTTACCGGTCAAATtaaatagcccgcgagaggttacggagcctcagaacgtcgacctactctgcgcgttaactgatgaactcgtcgagggcacagattgtttgttgaccaaggacgattggaagcttttgttgaaggccagcagccctCTGGCACCCTGTCGAGCGCCGGCCGAGCCTGCTCACGAGGCGGAACGAGCAGTAGAGAAACAAAAGGTAGTTGCCTGCAATCTTACTTTGGAGGAGAAAGATGATTCCGGGGAAGAGGCGCAAACTGATGGAGAAAGGGAGGCGTCATTAGGCCAAAGAGTAGAGTTCCGCAATGTGCAGTTGGGTGACACTACGCTAAAGAAATGTTGGGAAGATGCGCGTAGTGGGAAATCCGGCATGTTTATTTCAGACGGACTATTATACCACTGCGACTCAATAGCAGGCACTCGAGTGAGTCAGCTAGTTGTCCCCAAAGATAAGCGCACAGAGGTGATGCACTTAGCACACGAGTCACTATGCGGGGGGCACCTAGggtcaaagaaaacaagagctcgcattaggtataattttttttggcCGGGTATGGCGAAGAAGATATTAGAGCATTGTCGTTCGTGCCATGAATGTCAAATTCGTTCAGACAAGCGTCGCACGGATAAAGTGCCTATAACTCCGCTCACTAGACCCGAGCACCCTTTCCAAGTTGTCAATGTAGATGTGATCGGACCCCTAGACACACCGTCAGCGAGAGGGCATAAGTACGCACTGTGCTTAGTGGATCTTTGCACGAGGTGGCCAGAGGTGATCCCACTGCGCTCTTTAACAGCTAAGGCGACTTGTGATGCACTGATTGAGATATTCAGTCGCACAGGCGTTCCGGAGATGATCTGCTCCGATCAGGGCACTAATTTCAAATCGCAGCTCACGCAAACGATGCTGGAGAAATTGGGTTGCATGCCAAAATTTTCAACCCCAGAACACCCAGAAAAGATAGCAGCAATTAAGAACTTGGGACCACCGCGCACCAAGAAGGAACTACGCAGCCGGTTATGA